The Bradyrhizobium guangxiense genomic sequence ATATCGATGCGGCCGAGATCCTTCACCACGCGCGCGATCATGGCTTCGATCGCCGCCCTGTCGGTGACGTCGGTCGCGACCGCGATCGCCCGGACGCCGCGCTGCCTGAGATCGTCGACCGCCGCCTTGGACTTGGTCTCGTTGCGCCCGACCACGGCGATGTCTGCGCCTGCATCGGCAAGGCCGCGCGCCATGCCGAGGCCGATGCCGCCATTGCCTCCTGTCACGATCGCGACCTTGCCGCGGAGATCGAACCGACTGGATGTCATGCTTGTATTCCCTGGTTTCTTTTATTGATTGCTCTGCCAGATCAGCACCAGCCCGAAACCGGCCATGGCAGCGCCATAGCCGGCCCATTGCAGCTGGTTGACCATGAAGCTCGATCGCGGCCAGGGCACCGTGCCGGTCCCCTGTCCGATCCAGAGCAGCCCGACGGCCGTCGCAAGCAGGCCTGCGACCAGCAGAAATCTGCGCATGCATTCCTCCCCGTCGGTTTGCTTCTGTCGCGGTGTTCGGCGCGAAAGATTGCCGTTCTCGCGAAAACTTGGCGCCAGACTAGCCGTAGCTTCGGTTCGGATACAATGGGGAGGACGCATGTCCGTGCGCAAGGTCATCCCAGGACCGCTCACTCAAGGTAAGCATCGGCCGATAGGCGCGGACAACGAAAAAGCCCCGGACGATGCCGGGGCTTTGACGTTCTGAACTTGCGTTCGGATCAGTACTTCGCGACGACCGGACCGGTCCAGTTGAAGCGGTAGACCAGCGAGGTGCTGATGGTCTGCACCAAGGGCTTGAAGCTGATCGAGTCGGTGGTCGCGACGTTGCCGGCGTCGGTGCGGACGGCAATGTCCTTGCGATCGTAGTAGGCGGCACGATATTCGGTCTTCATGAACCAGCCCGGCGCCGAGATGCCGAAGATGTTCAGGTTGTTCTCGACGCCGCCGCCGACGAACCAGCCATTGCGGTTGAACGAGTCAGTATGGAAGCCCGAAGCCGTCCCGGCGAGGTTGGTCAAGCCAGCGCCCGACCAATGCGATCCGGAGTAACCGGCATTGACGTAGGAGAGAACGTTCGGCGCAACCAGATAGCCGAGGCGAACGCCCGCGGCCCAAGCGTCCTGCATCTTGATGCGGCCGGTCAGCGCAGCGAACTCATCGTTGATGCTGCCGCGCAGGCTGCCGAACTGACCGTCGGCGAACACGCCGGCCACCCAGGTGCCGCTGAACTGCCAGTCGTAGCCGAGACCGACCGTTCCGAACCAGCCGTCACCACCGACGCGCTGATCGATCGTCACGGGAACGCCAACGAAGTTGGTGTGGGTGTCCGCATCCCAGACGCCGCCGCCGGCGCCGCCGAAGATGTAGAAGCCGGTCCAGTTGGCGACGGGCGCCGGCATCGGCGCCTTCACGTAGGGACGGGCAGCCAGGTCAGCGGCCGAAGCCGAACCGGTCATCGCGGCAACCGCGGCCAGAGCGAACAAAACCTTCTTCATGTCAAAATCCCCAACCTTGGTCTGTCGTAACAGGCGCGAGCGCACTGAAGTTCGTGTCATCTGATGGCCCGGACTATAGACGTTTCCCGCCGAAATGCTGTTGCCGGGCAGGCACAGTTGCCGGAAAACGCCGGTAAGCGGGGGTTGGGGACGTGCCTGTCGAAATTCGCAATAATCTAGATATCTCAATGCATTATGTAGTATTTTGTGAGAAGCGTTTTTTGGTAACTTCTCGTTAGCGAATTCGGCTTTGTTCGAAATGGAGGCAATCCTGCCTCAGCCCTGAGCCTCCGTAGCCCTCTTCGGCCCCGTGAGTCGCTGGCCGAGTCGCCGCCCGACGCCGCCGATCGGATGGCGTACCGGCCCCAGAAACGAGAGAGCCCCGGCGGTCAGGCCGGGGCTCTTGACAGGTTCGGCAGCGGCCAAGGGTGTCATCCGCCTCGCAAGTCAGACGTCCAGCAGCTCTTCGTTGGCAAACTCGGCCTTGTCCGAGATGAAGGCGAAGCGTGCCTCGGCCTTGGTGCCCATCAGGCGCTCCACCGAATCCGCCGTGGTGTCGCGGTCGTCGGCGAGCAGCACCACCTTGAGCAGCGTGCGCTTGCTCGGATCCATGGTGGTTTCCTTGAGCTGCGCCGGCATCATCTCGCCGAGGCCTTTGAAGCGGTTCACCTCGACCTTGGCATTGGCGTTGAACTCGCTCTTGAGCAGCGCGTCCTTGTGGGCGTCGTCGCGGGCGTAGACCGATTTCGAGCCGTGGGTCAGCTTGTAGAGCGGCGGCACCGCGAGGAAGAGATGGCCCTCGTCGATCAGCCGCGGCATCTGCCGGTAGAAGAAGGTGATCAGGAGCGAGGCGATGTGGGCGCCGTCGACGTCGGCGTCCGTCATGATGATGATGCGCTGATAGCGCAGATCCTCTTCGCGATATTGCGCGAGCTGGCCGCAGCCGATCGCCTGCACGAGATCCGAGAGCTGCGCGTTCGCCGTCAGCTTGTCCTTGCCGGCGGAAGCGACGTTGAGGATCTTGCCGCGCAGCGGCAGCACCGCTTGCGTCTTGCGGTCGCGCGCCTGCTTGGCGCTGCCGCCTGCCGAGTCGCCCTCGACGATGAAAAGCTCGGAGCCTTCGGTGCCGGCGTCGGTGCAGTCGGCAAGCTTGCCGGGCAGGCGCAGCTTCTTGCCGGCGGTTTTCCGCGCGGTCTCTTTCTCCTGCCGGCGGCGCAGCCGCTCCTCGGCGCGGTCGATCACGAAATCGAGCAGCCGGTTGGCCATGTTCGGATTGCCGGACAGCCAATGGTCGAACGGATCCTTCATCGCCTGCTCGACGATGCGCTGCGCCTCGGCGGTGGCGAGACGATCCTTGGTCTGGCCCTGGAATTCAGGCTCGCGTACGAACACGGACAGCATCACGGCCGCGCCCACCATGACGTCCTCTGACGTGACGGAGGCGGCGCGCTTGCCCTGTCCGACGCGCTCGGCGTGATCCTTCAGGCCGCGCAGCAGTGCGCTGCGCAGGCCGGATTCGTGCGTGCCGCCGTCGGGCGTCGGCACCGTGTTGGTGTAGGAGGAGAGGAAGCCGTCGGCATCCGCGGTCCAGGCCACCGCCCATTCGCAGGCGCCGTGCGCGCCGTTGCGGCCCGACTTGCCGGAGAAGATGTCCGGATGCACCAGCGTGTCGGCGTGGATCGCCGCCGCCAGATAGTCCTTGAGACCACCGGGGAAGTGGAACGTGGCTTCCGCCGGCACGTCCTCGATGCCCTTGAGCAGCTCGGGTGCGCAGTTCCAGCGGATCTCGACGCCGCCGAACAGATACGCCTTCGAGCGCGTCATCTTGAACAGGCGCTGCGGCTTGAACGCGGCCTTTTGCCCGAAGATGTCGGTGTCGGGCTTGAAGCGCACGCGCGTGCCGCGGCGGTTGTTGACCTTGCCGAGATCCTCGAGCTTGCCCTTGGGGTGGCCGCGTTCGAACGACATGCGGTAGAGTTTCTGGCTGCGTGCGACCTCGACCTCGAGCCGCGAGGAGAGGGCGTTCACCACCGAGATGCCGACGCCGTGCAGACCGCCCGAGGTCTCGTAGACCTTGCTGTCGAACTTGCCGCCCGAATGCAGCGTGCACATGATGACTTCGAGCGCCGACTTCTTCGGGAATTTCGGATGCGGATCGATCGGGATGCCGCGGCCGTTGTCGGTGACGGTCAGGAAGCCGTCGGCACTGAGCTCGACTCCGATGAAGGTCGCGTGGCCAGCCAGCGCCTCGTCCATCGAGTTGTCGATCACTTCGGCGAACAGATGGTGCAACGCCTTCTCGTCGGTGCCGCCGATATACATGCCCGGCCGGCGCCGCACCGGTTCCAGGCCTTCAAGCACCTCGATGTCGGCCGCGGTGTAATCGGCTTCCCCGCCGCCGCGCGGCGCCCCCTTGGCGGGCGCACGGGACTTCGGCTCGTCGCCGCCGAAAAAGTCGTCTTTTGCTTTAGGCTTCAATTGCTTGGACATATGTCTTGATGTGCTTTAGGGGCCGCGTCAGCGGCGAATCGGTTAGGCCGACTATGCCACTTCTGACTTGGAAAGGTTACCGCAGGGCCGGACGGGCCGCGTGGTTGCGAGCCAATCCCGGCGATTTTACGCCGCAGGGCAGCCAAATCCCGGCAATTTGACGTTCCCGTTAGCGCTGGGCCGGCTTTTGTGACTTGATGTCACACAAGTCCTTGGCTTACCAGTCTTTTTCATCGAGCAGCACCTTGAGACGGGGCGGGAAGGCTATTTTTGATGGAGCAGTTTGCGCACGCCCTGGCCGATTTCGTGCGCGTTCACCAGGCCTGGGCGGCCCCGATCGTGTTCCTGCTCGCCTTCGGGGAGTCGCTCGCCTTCATCTCGCTGCTGGTTCCGGCCTGGGGCGCACTGGTGGCGATCGGCGCGCTGATCGGGGTGAGCGGCATCAGCTTCTACCCG encodes the following:
- a CDS encoding outer membrane protein, which codes for MKKVLFALAAVAAMTGSASAADLAARPYVKAPMPAPVANWTGFYIFGGAGGGVWDADTHTNFVGVPVTIDQRVGGDGWFGTVGLGYDWQFSGTWVAGVFADGQFGSLRGSINDEFAALTGRIKMQDAWAAGVRLGYLVAPNVLSYVNAGYSGSHWSGAGLTNLAGTASGFHTDSFNRNGWFVGGGVENNLNIFGISAPGWFMKTEYRAAYYDRKDIAVRTDAGNVATTDSISFKPLVQTISTSLVYRFNWTGPVVAKY
- the parE gene encoding DNA topoisomerase IV subunit B — translated: MSKQLKPKAKDDFFGGDEPKSRAPAKGAPRGGGEADYTAADIEVLEGLEPVRRRPGMYIGGTDEKALHHLFAEVIDNSMDEALAGHATFIGVELSADGFLTVTDNGRGIPIDPHPKFPKKSALEVIMCTLHSGGKFDSKVYETSGGLHGVGISVVNALSSRLEVEVARSQKLYRMSFERGHPKGKLEDLGKVNNRRGTRVRFKPDTDIFGQKAAFKPQRLFKMTRSKAYLFGGVEIRWNCAPELLKGIEDVPAEATFHFPGGLKDYLAAAIHADTLVHPDIFSGKSGRNGAHGACEWAVAWTADADGFLSSYTNTVPTPDGGTHESGLRSALLRGLKDHAERVGQGKRAASVTSEDVMVGAAVMLSVFVREPEFQGQTKDRLATAEAQRIVEQAMKDPFDHWLSGNPNMANRLLDFVIDRAEERLRRRQEKETARKTAGKKLRLPGKLADCTDAGTEGSELFIVEGDSAGGSAKQARDRKTQAVLPLRGKILNVASAGKDKLTANAQLSDLVQAIGCGQLAQYREEDLRYQRIIIMTDADVDGAHIASLLITFFYRQMPRLIDEGHLFLAVPPLYKLTHGSKSVYARDDAHKDALLKSEFNANAKVEVNRFKGLGEMMPAQLKETTMDPSKRTLLKVVLLADDRDTTADSVERLMGTKAEARFAFISDKAEFANEELLDV